In the genome of Monodelphis domestica isolate mMonDom1 chromosome 2, mMonDom1.pri, whole genome shotgun sequence, one region contains:
- the VAT1 gene encoding synaptic vesicle membrane protein VAT-1 homolog, which yields MSAEGETAEVAIAAAATAGEGGDAPQPPSKTEEIVSPPTPPPSEAAKDEVPPERPPLRCLVLTGFGGYDKVKLQNRPASPPAPGPGQLTVRVRACGLNFADLLIRQGVYDRLPQVPFTPGMEGAGIVIAVGEGVKERKVGDRVMVLVRAGMWQEEVTVPAVQTFPMPEAMSFEEAAALPVNYITAYMVLFDCGNLRPGHSVLVHMAAGGVGMAAIQLCQTVENVTVFGTASASKHDVLKEKGVSHPIDYHTSNYVDEVKKISPKGVDIVLDPLGGADTYKAYNLLKPMGKVVTYGVANLLTGPKRNLMAMAKTWWNQFSVSALQLLQANRGICGFNLSYLENEMELVSRVVLHLMSLYSQGHIKPHIDSVWPFEKVADAMKQIQEKKNVGKVILVPSSEKNY from the exons ATGTCCGCAGAGGGGGAGACAGCGGAGGTGGCCATTGCAGCCGCGGCCACGGCCGGAGAGGGGGGCGATGCCCCTCAGCCGCCCTCCAAAACCGAAGAGATCGTGTCTCCGCCAACGCCCCCGCCGTCGGAGGCGGCCAAGGACGAGGTTCCCCCGGAGCGGCCCCCTTTGCGCTGCTTGGTGCTCACGGGCTTCGGAGGCTATGACAAAGTGAAGCTGCAGAACCGGCCGGCTTCCCCTCCAGCCCCGGGCCCCGGACAGCTGACCGTTCGGGTCCGAGCCTGCGGCCTCAACTTCGCTGACCTTTTGATTCGCCAGGGAGTGTACGACCGCCTGCCCCAAGTGCCCTTCACCCCCGGGATGGAGGGTGCGGGCATTGTGATCGCAGTGGGAGAGGGAGTCAAGGAGCGCAAG GTAGGTGACCGAGTGATGGTGCTGGTGAGGGCTGGGATGTGGCAGGAGGAGGTGACCGTGCCAGCTGTCCAGACATTCCCAATGCCGGAAGCGATGTCCTTTGAAGAGGCAGCTGCCTTGCCTGTCAATTACATCACTGCCTACATGGTCCTCTTTGATTGTGGCAATCTTCGGCCTGGCCACAGCGTCCTGGTGCACATGGCTGCGG GAGGGGTAGGGATGGCTGCCATCCAGCTGTGCCAGACAGTGGAGAATGTGACGGTGTTTGGGACGGCCTCTGCCAGCAAGCATGATGTGCTGAAGGAGAAGGGGGTCAGCCACCCCATTGACTACCACACATCCAACTATGTGGATGAGGTCAAAAAGATCTCCCCCAAAG GGGTGGACATCGTCCTGGATCCCCTGGGTGGAGCAGACACCTACAAAGCTTACAACCTACTGAAACCAATGGGTAAAGTCGTCACCTATG GTGTGGCCAACTTGCTAACCGGCCCCAAACGGAACCTGATGGCCATGGCCAAAACCTGGTGGAATCAGTTCAGCGTGTCTGCCTTGCAGCTGCTGCAGGCGAATCGTGGCATCTGCGGCTTCAACCTTAGCTACCTGGAGAACGAGATGGAGCTGGTGAGCAGGGTGGTGCTGCACCTGATGAGCCTTTACAGCCAGGGCCACATCAAGCCCCACATCGACTCCGTCTGGCCCTTTGAGAAG GTGGCTGATGCCATGAAGCAAATCCAAGAGAAGAAGAATGTGGGCAAAGTCATCCTGGTTCCCAGTTCAGAGAAGAACTACTAG
- the IFI35 gene encoding interferon-induced 35 kDa protein — protein MAEKFNFPVDDPSQDQLTWENVSRAEIPGPQEEDELWRKKLLKLCYLKEEQKRLKLRKEKLQQLQAEQYVPPKEEVPFPVPQAVLVFQGQTKVGKEVRETVISNLQIHYPLPESSALVSFEDPKVAASLLQHQEHFILLEECRLRVPIHPVELPVPASIKVLTWLCSQKVLVVGLPTDRDLSEEQLLDKLEIFFGRPSNGGGEVTTRELLPGAAVLGFADDKVIQNLIQTCCFKVPLGSQEVPLRVFPYVDGKIQEMEISPCPVPNSVLVLNIPDILDGPDLEDTLEIHFQKPSQGGGEVEALTFVAPGKRSLALFTHEST, from the exons GATCAACTGACATGGGAGAATGTTTCAAGAGCAGAGATTCCTGGACCACAGGAGGAGGATGAACTGTGGAGAAAAAAGCTTCTG AAGCTCTGCTACCTGAAGGAAGAACAGAAAAGACTGAAACTGAGAAAGGAAAAGCTACAGCAACTCCAGGCAGAGCAATATGTCCCTCCAAAGGAGGAG GTCCCCTTTCCAGTGCCTCAGGCAGTCCTGGTGTTCCAAGGACAGACCAAGGTGGGAAAGGAAGTGCGGGAGACGGTAATCTCCAATCTCCAGATCCATTACCCACTGCCTGAGAGCTCAGCTCTGGTCAGCTTTGAGGACCCTAAAG TGGCAGCGAGTCTCCTCCAGCACCAAGAACACTTTATCCTCTTGGAGGAATGCCGGCTTCGTGTCCCCATCCATCCTGTGGAGTTGCCCGTTCCAGCCTCCAtcaag GTGCTCACTTGGTTATGTAGCCAGAAGGTGCTGGTAGTTGGGCTGCCCACCGACAGAGATTTGAGCGAAGAGCAGCTATTGGACAAGCTAGAAATTTTCTTTGGCAGGCCCTCCAATGGAGGTGGAGAGGTGACCACTCGAGAGCTGCTCCCAGGGGCTGCTGTTCTGGGCTTTGCTGATGACAAAG TGATTCAGAACCTGATCCAGACCTGTTGCTTCAAGGTGCCCCTGGGCAGTCAAGAAGTTCCTTTGAGAGTTTTCCCCTATGTTGATGGCAAGATCCAGGAGATGGAG ATAAGTCCCTGCCCAGTCCCCAACTCAGTACTGGTACTCAATATCCCAGACATTCTGGATGGTCCAGACCTCGAGGACACACTTGAAATTCATTTCCAAAAGCCATCTCAAGGTGGGGGTGAGGTAGAGGCATTGACGTTTGTAGCCCCTGGGAAACGGAGTCTGGCCCTTTTCACCCATGAGTCAACTTAA
- the RND2 gene encoding rho-related GTP-binding protein RhoN — translation MEGQSGRCKIVVVGDAECGKTALLQVFAKDAYPGSYVPTVFENYTASFEIDKRRIELNMWDTSGSSYYDNVRPLAYPDSDAVLICFDISRPETLDSVLKKWQGETQEFCPNAKVVLVGCKLDMRTDLATLRELSKQRLIPVTHEQGSVLARQVGAVSYVECSSRSSERSVRDVFHVATVASLGRGHRQLRRSDSRRGLQRSAQRSAQLPGRSDKGAEAEIRKDRAKSCSVM, via the exons ATGGAGGGGCAGAGCGGCCGTTGCAAGATCGTGGTGGTGGGGGACGCGGAGTGCGGCAAGACGGCGCTGCTGCAGGTGTTCGCCAAGGACGCCTATCCCGGG AGTTATGTCCCCACCGTGTTTGAGAACTACACAGCGAGCTTTGAGATCGACAAGCGCCGCATAGAGCTCAACATGTGGGATACTTCAG GTTCCTCCTATTATGACAATGTCCGACCACTGGCCTACCCAGACTCTGATGCTGTCCTGATCTGCTTCGATATCAGCAGGCCTGAGACCCTTGACAGTGTGCTCAAGAAG TGGCAAGGGGAGACCCAGGAGTTCTGTCCCAATGCTAAAGTCGTTCTGGTCGGTTGTAAACTGGACATGAGGACAGACCTGGCCACCCTGAGGGAGCTCTCCAAACAGCGGCTCATCCCGGTCACACACGAGCAG GGCAGCGTCCTGGCCCGGCAGGTGGGCGCCGTGTCCTACGTCGAGTGCTCGTCGCGCTCGTCCGAGCGCAGCGTCCGAGACGTCTTCCACGTGGCCACGGTGGCCTCCCTGGGCCGGGGCCACCGGCAGCTGCGCCGCAGCGATTCCAGGAGAGGCTTACAGAGGTCAGCACAGAGATCGGCCCAGCTGCCCGGGAGGTCAGACAAGGGGGCCGAGGCCGAGATCCGAAAGGACCGAGCCAAGAGCTGCAGCGTCATGTGA